Proteins from a genomic interval of Gammaproteobacteria bacterium:
- the urtA gene encoding urea ABC transporter substrate-binding protein produces MVATEIAKAADTIKVGVLHSLSGTMAISETTLKDTMLMLIDEQNKKGGLLGKKLEPVVVDPASNWPLFAEKARELLAKDKVAAVFGCWTSVSRKSVLPVFEELNGILFYPVQYEGEESSRNVFYTGAAPNQQAIPAVDYLMNDIGVKRWVLAGTDYVYPRTTNKILEAYLKAKGVKDEDIMINYTPFGHSDWQSIVADIKKFGSAGKKTAVVSTINGDANVPFYKELGNQGISAEDIPVVAFSVGEEELSGLDTGPLVGHLAAWNYFMSVDSEANESFIDTWHKFIKNEDRVTNDPMEAHYIGFNMWVKAVEKAGTTDPDAVIDAMIGVKTPNLTGGVAEMLPNHHITKPVLIGEIQDDGQFEVVWETPDLVPGDAWSDYLPGSKDIIADWRPPISCGNYNTKTKKCSGQNF; encoded by the coding sequence ATGGTGGCGACGGAGATCGCCAAGGCGGCGGATACCATCAAGGTGGGCGTGTTGCATTCCTTGTCCGGCACCATGGCCATCAGCGAAACCACTCTGAAGGACACCATGTTGATGCTCATCGACGAGCAGAACAAAAAAGGCGGTCTGCTGGGCAAGAAGCTGGAGCCGGTGGTGGTGGACCCGGCCTCCAACTGGCCCTTGTTCGCGGAAAAAGCCCGCGAGCTGTTGGCCAAGGACAAGGTGGCAGCGGTGTTCGGCTGCTGGACCTCGGTGTCCCGCAAATCGGTGCTGCCGGTGTTTGAGGAGCTGAACGGCATCTTGTTTTACCCGGTGCAATACGAAGGGGAGGAGTCGTCCCGCAATGTGTTCTACACCGGTGCGGCGCCCAATCAGCAGGCCATTCCGGCGGTGGACTACCTGATGAACGACATCGGCGTGAAACGCTGGGTGCTGGCGGGCACTGACTATGTCTACCCCCGCACCACCAACAAGATCCTCGAAGCCTATCTCAAGGCCAAGGGAGTGAAAGATGAAGACATCATGATCAACTACACCCCCTTCGGTCATTCCGACTGGCAGAGCATCGTGGCCGACATCAAGAAGTTCGGCTCGGCCGGCAAGAAGACCGCCGTGGTATCCACCATCAACGGTGATGCCAACGTGCCCTTCTACAAGGAACTGGGCAACCAGGGCATCTCCGCCGAGGATATCCCCGTGGTCGCGTTCTCCGTCGGTGAGGAAGAACTCTCCGGTCTGGATACCGGTCCGTTGGTGGGGCACCTGGCGGCGTGGAACTACTTCATGAGCGTGGATTCCGAGGCCAATGAATCCTTCATCGACACTTGGCACAAGTTCATCAAAAACGAAGACCGCGTCACCAACGATCCCATGGAAGCCCATTACATCGGCTTCAATATGTGGGTGAAAGCGGTGGAAAAAGCAGGCACCACCGACCCCGATGCGGTGATCGACGCCATGATCGGGGTCAAAACGCCCAACCTCACCGGCGGCGTGGCAGAAATGTTGCCCAATCATCACATCACCAAGCCGGTGCTGATCGGCGAGATTCAGGATGACGGCCAGTTTGAAGTGGTGTGGGAGACGCCGGATCTGGTGCCCGGTGACGCCTGGTCCGACTATCTGCCCGGCAGCAAAGACATCATTGCCGACTGGCGCCCCCCCATCAGCTGCGGCAATTACAACACCAAAACCAAGAAATGCTCGGGGCAGAACTTCTGA
- a CDS encoding urease accessory protein UreF has translation MSIEQASPALLRLLQLTSPALPTGAYAYSQGLEYAVHAGWLRHEDAVSGWLGGILAQGLARLDVPLLARLYRSWEADDGAAALRWSRHALAAREAAELQAEDRHLGQALARLLDDLGLVQAGPWRYERDASLVALFALAAVQWRIPLSQAATGYVWSWLENQVAAAVRLVPLGQTAGQRILSALIRNSVAAVEQGLALTDEDVGTALPGLGLAATLHESQYSRLFRS, from the coding sequence ATGAGCATTGAGCAGGCCTCGCCCGCCCTGCTGCGCCTGTTGCAACTCACCAGCCCGGCGCTGCCCACCGGCGCCTATGCCTATTCCCAGGGCCTGGAGTATGCCGTTCACGCCGGCTGGCTGCGTCATGAAGACGCGGTGAGCGGCTGGCTGGGCGGCATCCTGGCACAGGGTCTGGCGCGGCTGGACGTGCCCCTGCTGGCCCGTTTATACCGGAGCTGGGAGGCGGACGACGGCGCGGCCGCCTTGCGCTGGAGCCGCCATGCCCTGGCGGCGCGGGAGGCGGCGGAGTTGCAGGCGGAAGACCGTCATCTGGGTCAGGCGCTGGCCCGCTTGCTGGACGACCTGGGGCTGGTCCAGGCCGGGCCGTGGCGTTACGAGCGGGATGCTTCGCTTGTGGCACTGTTCGCCTTGGCGGCGGTGCAATGGCGCATCCCGTTGTCCCAAGCCGCCACCGGCTATGTATGGTCCTGGCTGGAAAACCAGGTGGCGGCGGCGGTCAGGCTGGTGCCCCTGGGTCAGACCGCGGGGCAGCGGATATTGAGCGCATTGATACGCAACAGTGTGGCCGCCGTGGAGCAGGGCCTGGCGTTGACGGACGAAGACGTGGGCACGGCCCTGCCCGGCCTGGGGCTTGCCGCCACCCTGCACGAGAGCCAGTATTCGCGCTTGTTCAGGTCGTGA
- the urtD gene encoding urea ABC transporter ATP-binding protein UrtD, producing the protein MKQLDRLRDTWRRDRVFGWVAGRGHGVRRGQLDLSHGTILYVEGVTVSFDGFKALDGLNLYIDEGELRCIIGPNGAGKTTMMDVITGKLRPNSGQAYFGQSLNLTGMSEYEIAAAGIGRKFQKPTVFPEHTVFENLELALAADKSVWATLRARLAPSQRERIDELLETIALSTERDRPAGRLSHGQKQWLEIGMLLAQDPKLLLLDEPVAGMTFQETERTAELFAQLAGRHSLIVVEHDMEFVRTIARTVTVLHQGRVLAEGSMEQVQSDPKVIEVYLGA; encoded by the coding sequence GTGAAGCAGCTGGACCGCCTGCGCGACACTTGGCGCCGCGACCGCGTCTTCGGCTGGGTGGCGGGGCGCGGCCACGGGGTGCGGCGCGGCCAGTTGGATCTGTCCCACGGCACCATCTTGTATGTGGAGGGCGTGACCGTCAGCTTCGACGGCTTCAAGGCCCTGGACGGTTTGAATCTTTATATCGACGAGGGTGAACTGCGTTGCATCATCGGCCCCAACGGCGCCGGCAAAACCACCATGATGGATGTGATCACCGGCAAACTGCGCCCGAACTCCGGTCAGGCGTACTTCGGCCAGAGCCTGAACCTGACCGGGATGAGCGAATACGAAATCGCCGCTGCCGGCATCGGCCGCAAATTCCAAAAGCCCACCGTGTTTCCCGAACACACAGTGTTTGAAAATCTGGAGCTGGCGCTGGCGGCGGACAAAAGCGTCTGGGCCACCCTGCGTGCCCGTCTCGCGCCGTCGCAACGGGAACGCATCGACGAACTGCTGGAGACCATCGCCCTCAGCACCGAGCGCGACCGCCCTGCCGGCCGTCTGTCCCATGGCCAGAAACAATGGCTGGAGATCGGCATGCTGCTGGCGCAGGATCCCAAATTGCTGTTATTGGACGAGCCGGTGGCCGGGATGACCTTTCAGGAAACAGAGCGCACCGCCGAGTTGTTTGCCCAACTGGCGGGTCGGCATTCCCTCATTGTGGTGGAGCACGACATGGAATTTGTACGCACCATAGCCCGCACTGTCACCGTATTGCACCAGGGCCGGGTTTTGGCGGAAGGGTCCATGGAGCAGGTGCAAAGCGATCCCAAGGTGATCGAAGTCTATTTGGGCGCCTGA
- a CDS encoding urease subunit beta, which produces MIPGQIVTRSGEIKLNAGRDTLRLTVTNTGDRPVQVGSHYHFFETNEALDFDREASWGKRLNIPAGTAVRFEPGQRREVELVGYAGERRVYGFQGRVMGNLGDKK; this is translated from the coding sequence ATGATTCCCGGACAAATTGTGACACGCAGCGGCGAAATCAAGTTAAACGCAGGCCGCGATACGCTACGTCTGACAGTCACCAACACCGGCGACAGGCCGGTGCAAGTGGGTTCCCATTATCACTTCTTTGAAACCAACGAAGCACTGGATTTTGATCGGGAGGCATCGTGGGGGAAACGCTTGAACATTCCCGCCGGCACTGCCGTGCGCTTCGAGCCCGGCCAGCGCCGCGAGGTGGAACTGGTGGGTTACGCCGGCGAGCGGCGGGTGTACGGCTTTCAGGGCCGGGTCATGGGAAACTTGGGGGATAAAAAATGA
- the ureC gene encoding urease subunit alpha, translating to MSRISREAYAEMYGPTVGDRVRLGDTALWLQVEEDRTVYGEEVKFGGGKVIRDGMGQSQRSAAEVVDTVITNALILDHWGVVKADIGLKDGRIAAIGKAGNPDVQPGVDMVIGPGTEAIAGEGLIATAGAIDAHIHFICPQQVEEALMSGITTMIGGGTGPAAGTNATTCTPGPWYIQKMYQAVDDLPMNFGFLGKGNASLPGALEEQIAAGAMGLKLHEDWGTTPAAIDNCLSVADRMDVQVAIHTDTLNESGFVENTLAAFKGRAIHTYHTEGAGGGHAPDIIKACGEANVLPSSTNPTRPYTVNTVDEHLDMLMVCHHLDPGIPEDVAFAESRIRRETIAAEDILHDLGAFSMIASDSQAMGRVGEVICRTWQTAHKMKVQRGSLAEDTAEHDNFRARRYVAKYTINPAITHGIAHEVGSIEAGKLADIVLWKPAFFGAKPAMIIKGGMIAAVPMGDPNASIPTPQPVHYRHMFGALGRAVAQTSVSFVSQAALAADVKTRYGLGKNVLAVKDTRSVRKQDLIHNCCQPRMEVDSQTYQVRADGELLVCEPLAELPLAQRYFLF from the coding sequence ATGAGCCGCATCAGCCGCGAGGCGTATGCCGAGATGTATGGCCCCACGGTGGGCGACCGGGTGCGCCTGGGTGATACCGCGCTGTGGTTGCAAGTGGAGGAGGACCGCACCGTTTATGGCGAAGAAGTGAAGTTCGGTGGCGGCAAGGTCATCCGCGACGGCATGGGCCAGAGCCAGCGCAGTGCCGCTGAGGTGGTGGACACGGTCATTACCAACGCCTTGATACTCGATCACTGGGGCGTGGTCAAAGCGGACATCGGGTTGAAAGACGGCCGCATTGCCGCCATCGGCAAGGCGGGCAATCCCGATGTGCAGCCGGGGGTGGACATGGTTATCGGTCCTGGCACAGAAGCCATCGCCGGCGAGGGACTGATCGCCACCGCCGGGGCCATCGACGCCCATATTCACTTCATCTGCCCTCAGCAGGTGGAAGAGGCGCTGATGTCCGGCATCACCACCATGATTGGCGGCGGCACCGGCCCGGCGGCGGGCACCAACGCCACCACCTGCACTCCCGGTCCCTGGTATATCCAGAAAATGTACCAGGCGGTGGATGATTTGCCCATGAACTTCGGTTTTCTCGGCAAGGGCAACGCCAGCCTGCCCGGGGCCTTGGAAGAACAAATTGCCGCCGGCGCCATGGGGCTGAAACTGCACGAAGACTGGGGCACCACCCCCGCCGCCATCGACAACTGCCTGAGCGTGGCGGACAGGATGGACGTGCAAGTGGCCATTCACACTGACACCCTGAACGAATCCGGTTTCGTGGAAAACACCCTGGCCGCCTTCAAAGGCCGCGCCATCCACACCTATCACACCGAAGGCGCCGGGGGCGGTCATGCGCCGGACATCATCAAAGCCTGTGGCGAGGCCAATGTACTGCCCTCCAGCACCAACCCTACCCGGCCCTACACGGTGAACACGGTGGACGAGCATTTGGACATGCTCATGGTATGCCATCATCTGGATCCGGGCATCCCCGAAGACGTGGCCTTTGCCGAAAGCCGCATCCGGCGTGAGACCATCGCCGCCGAAGATATCCTGCACGACCTGGGCGCCTTCAGCATGATCGCCTCCGACTCCCAGGCCATGGGCCGGGTGGGGGAAGTCATTTGCCGCACCTGGCAGACGGCACACAAAATGAAGGTGCAGCGCGGCAGCCTGGCGGAAGACACGGCCGAGCACGACAACTTCCGCGCCAGGCGTTACGTGGCCAAGTACACCATCAACCCTGCCATCACCCACGGCATTGCCCACGAGGTGGGCTCCATCGAGGCGGGCAAGCTGGCGGATATCGTATTGTGGAAGCCTGCCTTCTTCGGCGCCAAACCGGCGATGATCATCAAAGGGGGCATGATTGCCGCCGTGCCCATGGGCGATCCCAACGCATCGATTCCCACGCCCCAGCCCGTGCACTACCGCCACATGTTCGGTGCCCTGGGGCGGGCCGTGGCCCAGACCAGCGTGAGCTTTGTCTCACAAGCGGCCCTGGCGGCGGATGTGAAAACGCGTTATGGCCTGGGCAAAAACGTGTTGGCGGTCAAAGACACGCGCAGCGTGCGCAAGCAGGATCTCATTCATAACTGCTGTCAGCCCAGGATGGAAGTGGATTCGCAGACCTATCAGGTGCGGGCCGACGGGGAATTGCTGGTATGCGAGCCGCTGGCGGAACTGCCCCTGGCGCAACGTTATTTCTTGTTTTAG
- the urtC gene encoding urea ABC transporter permease subunit UrtC has protein sequence MKPGPILSLLAGDRGGQVFLGLLLVVAVTVPLFNLVAPENSPWHVSTYTVTLLGKYLSYALLAIALDLVWGYCGILSLGHGAFFALGGYAMGMYLMRQIGGRGVYGDPLLPDFMVFLNWKELPWYWHGFDMFWFALIMVMLVPGLLAFVFGWLAFRSRVTGVYLSIMTQALTYALMLAFFRNEMGFGGNNGLTDFKDILGFNLQADGTRIALFLATAIALAGGYLAARAIVRSKLGRVVTAIRDGEDRTRFLGYRVEHFKLWVFVFSAVLAGIAGALYVPQVGIINPGEFSPLNSIELAVWVAVGGRGTLYGAVAGALLVNFAKTYFTAALPEVWLFALGALFVVVTLFLPRGVVGLLRWRRKHKTREAAP, from the coding sequence ATGAAACCGGGCCCGATACTCTCCCTGCTGGCCGGGGACCGCGGCGGCCAGGTCTTTTTGGGGCTGTTGTTAGTGGTGGCGGTGACCGTGCCACTGTTCAACTTGGTGGCGCCGGAAAACTCCCCCTGGCACGTCTCCACCTATACCGTCACCCTGCTGGGCAAATACCTGAGCTACGCCTTGCTCGCCATCGCTTTGGATCTGGTTTGGGGCTACTGCGGTATTTTGAGCCTGGGTCACGGCGCCTTCTTCGCCCTCGGCGGTTATGCCATGGGCATGTACCTCATGCGCCAGATCGGCGGGCGTGGCGTCTACGGCGACCCGCTGCTGCCCGATTTCATGGTGTTTTTGAACTGGAAAGAGCTGCCCTGGTACTGGCACGGCTTCGACATGTTCTGGTTCGCCCTGATCATGGTAATGCTGGTGCCGGGCCTGCTGGCCTTTGTGTTCGGCTGGCTGGCCTTCCGCTCGCGGGTCACCGGCGTTTATCTGTCCATCATGACTCAGGCGCTGACTTACGCCTTGATGCTGGCTTTTTTCCGCAACGAAATGGGTTTCGGCGGCAACAACGGTCTTACCGATTTCAAAGACATTTTGGGCTTTAATCTGCAGGCGGACGGCACGCGCATCGCCTTGTTTCTGGCCACGGCCATCGCATTGGCGGGGGGCTATCTGGCCGCCCGCGCCATCGTGCGCTCCAAGCTGGGCCGGGTGGTGACGGCCATCCGCGACGGCGAAGACCGCACGCGCTTTTTGGGTTACCGGGTGGAGCACTTCAAGCTGTGGGTGTTCGTGTTCTCCGCGGTACTGGCGGGGATCGCCGGGGCACTGTACGTGCCCCAGGTGGGCATTATCAATCCGGGGGAATTCTCGCCACTCAACTCCATCGAACTGGCCGTGTGGGTGGCCGTGGGCGGGCGCGGCACCTTGTACGGGGCGGTGGCCGGCGCCTTGCTCGTGAATTTTGCCAAAACCTATTTCACCGCGGCGCTGCCCGAGGTCTGGTTGTTTGCCCTGGGCGCTTTGTTCGTGGTGGTCACATTGTTCCTGCCCCGCGGGGTGGTGGGTCTGTTGCGCTGGCGCCGCAAGCACAAGACCAGGGAGGCGGCGCCGTGA
- the urtB gene encoding urea ABC transporter permease subunit UrtB produces MFAVFPLPAAHGDATAFADAVNSLVKGKFKDKERAVSAIEASGDERSLAVLKALLAGDLYYRKSDRQVVYREKTDKGYHLTGVLSNEDLGVVKRRAAKKIGINNKLRGVLRGAIARLSLTHPDPARRLAAAREMLGSVDAASAPLLRDALAREGDGAIAGMLKLGLALVDSHSPDAATRLGAIAVLGESLEPAARNRLQALLQPAPDGAFAEPDARVRKAAARALSRIQERLEFYEFLETVFFGLSLGSVLLLAAIGLAITFGVMGVINMAHGELIMLGAYTTYVVQLMMPDHIEYSLWVAIPAAFLVAGLVGVLIERGVIRFLYGRPLETLLATFGISLILQQLVRTIFSPLNRSVATPEWLSGSWAINSALSLTYNRLYIIIFALLVFALLFLILKRTRLGLYVRAVSQNRAMAKAVGVRSEWVDALTFGLGSGIAGVAGVALSQLTNVGPNLGQAYIIDSFMVVVFGGVGNLWGTLVGAMSLGVANKFLEPWAGAVLAKILILVLIILFIQKRPRGLFPQQGRAVES; encoded by the coding sequence ATGTTCGCCGTGTTCCCCTTGCCTGCCGCCCATGGCGATGCAACGGCTTTTGCAGATGCCGTAAACAGCCTGGTCAAGGGTAAATTCAAAGACAAGGAACGGGCGGTTTCGGCCATTGAGGCCTCGGGGGATGAGCGCAGCCTGGCGGTATTGAAGGCGCTGCTGGCCGGTGATCTTTACTACCGCAAATCAGACCGGCAGGTGGTCTATCGCGAGAAGACGGACAAGGGCTATCACCTCACCGGCGTTCTCAGCAACGAGGACCTGGGGGTGGTCAAACGTCGCGCCGCCAAAAAAATCGGAATCAACAACAAACTGCGCGGGGTGCTGCGCGGGGCCATCGCCCGCCTCAGCCTGACCCACCCTGACCCCGCCCGCCGCCTGGCGGCGGCGCGGGAAATGCTGGGTTCTGTGGATGCCGCCTCCGCCCCCTTGCTGCGGGATGCCCTGGCCCGGGAAGGCGACGGGGCCATCGCCGGGATGCTGAAGCTGGGCCTGGCCCTGGTGGACAGCCACAGCCCGGACGCCGCCACGCGCCTGGGTGCCATCGCCGTGTTGGGCGAGAGCCTGGAGCCGGCGGCGCGCAACCGCCTGCAAGCGTTGCTGCAACCCGCGCCGGACGGTGCGTTTGCCGAGCCCGATGCCCGGGTGCGCAAGGCAGCCGCCAGGGCCCTGTCCCGCATCCAGGAACGATTGGAATTTTATGAATTTCTGGAGACGGTGTTTTTCGGCCTGAGCCTGGGATCGGTGTTGCTGCTGGCCGCCATCGGCCTGGCCATCACTTTCGGCGTCATGGGCGTCATCAACATGGCCCACGGTGAACTCATCATGCTGGGCGCTTACACCACTTACGTGGTGCAGCTCATGATGCCTGATCACATCGAGTATTCCTTGTGGGTGGCCATTCCCGCCGCCTTTCTCGTGGCGGGCCTGGTGGGCGTGCTCATCGAGCGGGGGGTGATCCGTTTTCTCTACGGCCGGCCGCTGGAGACCCTGCTCGCCACCTTCGGCATCAGCCTGATCCTGCAGCAACTGGTGCGCACCATTTTCTCGCCCCTCAACCGTTCCGTGGCCACCCCCGAATGGCTGAGCGGTTCCTGGGCAATCAACAGCGCCCTGTCGCTCACTTACAACCGGCTCTACATCATCATCTTCGCCCTGCTGGTGTTCGCGCTGCTGTTTCTCATTTTAAAGCGCACCCGCCTGGGCCTGTATGTGCGGGCCGTGTCCCAAAACCGCGCCATGGCCAAAGCCGTGGGGGTACGTTCGGAGTGGGTGGACGCGCTCACCTTTGGCCTGGGTTCGGGCATCGCCGGGGTGGCCGGGGTGGCCTTGTCGCAACTGACCAACGTCGGTCCCAACCTGGGCCAGGCCTACATCATCGACTCCTTCATGGTGGTGGTGTTCGGCGGTGTGGGCAATCTGTGGGGCACGCTGGTGGGGGCCATGTCTTTGGGGGTGGCCAACAAATTCCTGGAGCCCTGGGCCGGCGCGGTATTGGCCAAGATACTGATCCTGGTGCTCATCATCCTGTTTATCCAGAAACGGCCGCGGGGCTTGTTCCCGCAACAAGGGCGGGCGGTGGAGAGCTGA
- the ureE gene encoding urease accessory protein UreE, whose protein sequence is MLDITERLAEPQPARATLTLPFELRQKSRLRCRLDDGREVGLLLPRGTVLRSDDCLRASNGEVVLVQAAAEEVSTARAGSHRLLLRAAYHLGNRHVPVQLGEGFVRYLGDHVLDRMLREMGLQVGREQAPFEPESGAYRHEH, encoded by the coding sequence ATGCTGGACATCACCGAACGTCTCGCTGAACCGCAACCCGCCCGGGCCACCCTGACCTTGCCTTTTGAATTGCGTCAAAAAAGCCGCCTGAGATGCCGTTTGGACGACGGCCGGGAGGTGGGCCTGTTATTACCGCGTGGCACGGTGTTGCGCAGCGACGATTGTTTGCGCGCGAGCAACGGCGAGGTGGTGTTGGTGCAGGCGGCGGCCGAAGAGGTGTCCACCGCGCGGGCCGGTTCCCACCGCCTTTTGCTGCGCGCCGCCTATCATCTGGGCAACCGCCACGTGCCCGTGCAACTGGGGGAAGGCTTTGTGCGATATCTTGGCGACCACGTGCTGGACCGGATGCTGCGGGAGATGGGTTTGCAGGTGGGACGGGAACAGGCGCCCTTCGAGCCGGAAAGCGGGGCGTACCGCCATGAGCATTGA
- a CDS encoding urease accessory protein has product MPGWRAHLVLGFAERRGKTLPVRRSHQGPLRVQRPFYPESDGSCHMYLLHPPGGVVGGDRLDVHVSMASGSAVLTTPAANKFYRSEGVLAEQAQHLTVGGGAALEWLPQETIVFSGAAVRAQTRVDLGTGARFIGWDVTCLGRPGAGERFDRGCYTQRWDIRRAGRVLWWERGEYPGGGASLSAPWGLQAQPVFGTLVAVHKDPALISALRDALPCSGNGGRFVVSQLDEVLLCRYLGPHAAEAMARFATAWEILRPAVLGKAACRPRIWAT; this is encoded by the coding sequence ATGCCTGGTTGGCGTGCCCATCTGGTTTTGGGTTTCGCCGAGCGGCGGGGAAAAACCCTTCCCGTTCGCCGCAGCCATCAGGGTCCCCTGCGGGTCCAGCGTCCGTTCTATCCCGAATCCGACGGCAGCTGCCACATGTACCTGCTGCATCCTCCGGGCGGGGTGGTGGGCGGGGACCGCCTGGACGTGCATGTGAGTATGGCAAGTGGCAGCGCCGTGCTGACCACGCCGGCGGCCAATAAGTTCTACCGCAGCGAGGGCGTGTTGGCGGAGCAGGCCCAGCATCTGACCGTGGGTGGCGGCGCCGCGCTGGAGTGGCTGCCCCAGGAGACCATCGTCTTCTCCGGTGCCGCAGTCCGTGCACAAACCCGTGTGGACCTGGGCACGGGCGCCCGCTTCATAGGCTGGGACGTTACCTGCCTGGGCCGGCCCGGCGCCGGGGAGCGTTTCGACCGCGGGTGCTACACCCAGCGCTGGGACATCCGGCGGGCGGGGCGGGTGCTGTGGTGGGAGCGGGGGGAATACCCCGGCGGCGGCGCTTCGCTGTCCGCCCCCTGGGGCTTGCAAGCGCAGCCGGTGTTCGGCACGCTGGTGGCGGTACACAAGGATCCGGCTTTGATTTCCGCCCTGCGCGATGCCCTACCGTGTTCCGGCAACGGCGGGCGCTTTGTTGTGAGCCAGTTGGATGAAGTGTTACTTTGTCGCTATCTCGGTCCCCATGCGGCGGAGGCCATGGCGCGGTTCGCCACCGCCTGGGAGATTTTGCGGCCGGCCGTGTTGGGGAAAGCGGCGTGCCGGCCGCGGATTTGGGCAACTTGA
- the ureA gene encoding urease subunit gamma: MELSPKEKDKLLVFTAALLAERRKARGLKLNYPEAVALISAAVMEGARDGKTVAELMSEGAGLLSRDDVMEGVAEMVPEVQVEATFPDGTKLVTIHHPIQ, encoded by the coding sequence ATGGAGCTTTCGCCTAAAGAAAAAGATAAGTTGCTGGTCTTCACCGCGGCCTTGCTGGCGGAGCGCCGCAAGGCCCGCGGCCTGAAGTTGAATTATCCGGAAGCCGTTGCCTTGATTTCCGCCGCCGTGATGGAAGGCGCGCGGGACGGCAAAACCGTGGCCGAACTCATGAGCGAGGGCGCAGGCTTGCTCTCACGCGACGACGTGATGGAGGGCGTTGCGGAAATGGTGCCCGAAGTGCAGGTAGAAGCCACATTTCCCGACGGGACCAAGCTGGTCACTATTCATCACCCCATTCAATAA
- the ureG gene encoding urease accessory protein UreG gives MSQNKPVLRVGVGGPVGSGKTALVEALCKALRERYQIAVVTNDIYTREDAEFLTRAGALAPERIMGVETGGCPHTAIREDASMNLAAVDELNRRFPELDLVLVESGGDNLSATFSPELSDLTVYVIDVAAGDKIPRKGGPGITKSDLLVINKTDLAPHVGASLRVMADDARAMRGDKPFLFTNLKAGEGVAKVAGFIEHQGMLGADAPLSAR, from the coding sequence GTGTCACAGAACAAACCGGTATTGCGGGTGGGCGTCGGTGGCCCCGTGGGTTCAGGCAAGACCGCCCTGGTGGAGGCCTTGTGCAAAGCTCTGCGCGAGCGCTACCAGATCGCGGTGGTGACCAACGACATTTACACCCGGGAAGACGCCGAGTTTCTGACCCGCGCCGGGGCGCTGGCGCCGGAGCGCATCATGGGGGTGGAAACGGGGGGCTGTCCGCACACGGCCATCCGCGAAGACGCCTCCATGAATCTGGCGGCGGTGGACGAACTCAACCGCCGCTTCCCCGAGCTGGATCTCGTGTTGGTGGAAAGCGGCGGCGACAATCTGAGCGCCACTTTCAGTCCGGAGTTGTCCGATTTGACGGTTTATGTGATTGATGTGGCCGCCGGTGACAAGATCCCCCGCAAGGGGGGGCCGGGCATCACCAAATCCGATCTGCTGGTGATCAACAAAACCGATCTGGCGCCCCACGTGGGCGCATCACTGCGCGTCATGGCGGACGACGCCCGTGCAATGCGTGGCGATAAGCCTTTTTTGTTTACTAACCTCAAAGCCGGTGAGGGCGTGGCAAAGGTCGCGGGGTTTATCGAGCATCAGGGCATGCTCGGCGCCGACGCCCCATTATCTGCACGGTAG